One segment of Theobroma cacao cultivar B97-61/B2 chromosome 9, Criollo_cocoa_genome_V2, whole genome shotgun sequence DNA contains the following:
- the LOC18589013 gene encoding uncharacterized protein LOC18589013, whose protein sequence is MNLIQELVFQKRVRLFKWNVKSPSYQHHVLQGQILFLIKSRLVSTPATSNVKFSHPISCSFPFHLECLSSTKDVEKLAYEAVLSTQQFLEQRNITALANSLSGYLVKNYSFGLDTLSNPNAPKVLIVVEVNKAWVLKGFQDYGIGEVEVGDRFSGEADTTDEEDILLRLRILLGVPVLSVLEPIDISEPLGLTQVPGLDLFEPCDGGALADQGTCAICLEGLSMDSCRKTPCSHVFHGGCIAQWLWRKRSCPLCRSQLA, encoded by the coding sequence ATGAATTTGATACAAGAACTTGTGTTCCAGAAACGGGTACGCCTGTTTAAGTGGAACGTAAAATCACCCAGCTATCAGCACCATGTTCTTCAAGGACAAATCCTGTTTCTAATCAAAAGTCGTTTGGTTTCGACTCCTGCGACTTCAAATGTTAAATTCTCCCACCCAATTTCCTGTAGTTTCCCATTCCACCTTGAATGCTTGTCTTCTACGAAGGATGTAGAAAAACTGGCTTATGAAGCCGTGTTGAGTACACAACAGTTTCTTGAACAGAGAAATATCACAGCTTTGGCCAACAGCCTTTCAGGATACCTTGTCAAGAACTACAGTTTCGGGCTTGACACATTGTCTAATCCCAATGCACCCAAAGTTCTCATTGTTGTTGAAGTAAATAAAGCTTGGGTTCTTAAGGGTTTTCAAGATTATGGCATTGGTGAAGTTGAAGTTGGGGATCGGTTCAGTGGTGAAGCTGATACTACTGATGAAGAAGATATCTTGCTGAGATTGAGAATTTTGTTGGGGGTGCCTGTGTTATCTGTGTTGGAGCCAATCGATATCTCTGAACCCTTGGGGTTGACACAAGTGCCTGGACTGGACTTGTTTGAACCATGTGACGGTGGTGCATTAGCGGATCAGGGCACGTGTGCGATCTGCTTGGAAGGGCTCTCCATGGATTCCTGTAGGAAGACGCCCTGCTCGCATGTATTTCATGGGGGTTGCATTGCCCAGTGGCTGTGGAGGAAAAGATCTTGCCCCCTTTGCCGATCTCAACTAGCTTAG
- the LOC18589014 gene encoding uncharacterized protein LOC18589014: protein MAMYIRVKRSKTTYFIQCDPTETALDIKQKLHTLIDQPVNDQRLILVNTGEILEDSKTLADQKVENDAVVALTLRKDDNEFEDVNIVQPNDFYQSRDADSGNW, encoded by the exons atgg CTATGTACATTCGTGTCAAGCGTAGCAAGACGACATACTTTATCCAGTGTGATCCTACTGAGACTGCTTTAGACATAAAGCAAAAGTTGCATACCCTCATTGATCAACCTGTTAATGATCAGCGTTTGATCCTAGTGAATACAGGGGAAATATTAGAGGATTCAAAAACTTTAGCAGATCAGAAG GTTGAAAATGATGCTGTTGTGGCACTGACCTTGAGAAAAG ATGACAATGAGTTTGAGGATGTCAACATAGTACAACCAAACGATTTCTACCAATCTCGTGATGCAGATAGTGGAAATTGGTGA